The Paramisgurnus dabryanus chromosome 1, PD_genome_1.1, whole genome shotgun sequence genome includes a window with the following:
- the LOC135746996 gene encoding hemagglutinin/amebocyte aggregation factor: MRRAALLLLLAGVLANGKEVHWENGYDENLSFACAPGQSISYVKSQHSNSKEDRMWEFGCKHTFDASTECFWSPYANDFDQQFTYECPPNHVMAGMSSYHSNKHEDRRWQFYCCRSNGYCNADCQWTTYVNWFDEAFHWTVPNMNYLVGTDSYHENKHEDRRWKYMFCLQRKC; this comes from the exons ATGAGAAGAGCTGCTTTATTGCTGCTGCTGGCTGGAGTGCTGGCCAATGGAAAAG AGGTACACTGGGAGAATGGCTATGATGAGAATTTAAGTTTTGCCTGTGCTCCAGGACAGTCAATATCCTACGTAAAAAG CCAACATAGTAACAGCAAAGAGGACAGAATGTGGGAGTTTGGCTGTAAACACACCTTTGATGCCAGCACTGAATGTTTCTGGTCACCTTATGCGAATGACTTTGACCAGCAATTCACCTATGAATGTCCACCAAACCACGTCATGGCGGGAATGAGCAGCTATCATAGCAACAAACACGAGGACAGGCG GTGGCAGTTTTACTGTTGTAGAAGTAATGGGTATTGTAATGCAGACTGTCAGTGGACTACATATGTGAACTGGTTTGATGAAGCCTTCCATTGGACTGTACCCAACATGAACTATCTGGTAGGCACCGACAGCTACCATGAAAATAAACACGA agaCCGGCGCTGGAAGTACATGTTCTGCTTACAAAGAAAATGCTGA
- the mapk12b gene encoding mitogen-activated protein kinase 12b — translation MSLRIRAGFYRQDINRTVWDVPERYSDLIQIGTGAYGTVCSANDRKTGVRVAIKKLHRPFQSRLFAKRAYRELRLLKHMKHENVIGLLDVFTSEILLDRFQDFYLVMPYMGTDLGKLMKMERLSEDRVQFLVYQILRGLKYIHSAGIIHRDLKPGNLAVNQDCELKILDFGLARQTDSEMTGYVVTRWYRAPEVILNWMHYSQTVDIWSVGCIMAEMLLGRPLFKGNDHLDQLREIMKITGTPAQDFITKLQSQDAKNYIRGLPKVPKKDLSTIFFKASSDAVSALERMLVLDPERRVSAAEALELPLFTEFREPEEETEALPYDHSMDNTELPLDQWKRHTFTEILSFQPPITEIKDSKETCL, via the exons ATGTCACTCCGAATCAGGGCAGGATTTTATCGTCAGGATATAAACAGGACCGTTTGGGACGTACCGGAGAGATACAGTGATCTCATCCAAATAGGAACCGGAGCGTACGGGACGGTTTG TTCAGCCAATGACCGTAAGACAGGAGTGCGTGTGGCCATCAAGAAGCTCCACAGACCATTTCAGTCCAGACTGTTTGCCAAACGTGCTTACAGAGAACTACGACTCCTCAAGCATATGAAACATGAAAAT GTTATTGGGCTACTGGATGTTTTTACATCAGAAATCTTGTTGGACAGATTTCAGGACTT TTACCTGGTGATGCCGTATATGGGCACAGATCTGGGAAAACTGATGAAGATGGAGAGGTTATCAGAGGACAGGGTTCAGTTTTTGGTCTATCAGATATTGAGGGGACTGAAG TATATTCATTCAGCCGGGATCATTCACAGG GATCTCAAACCAGGAAATCTTGCAGTGAACCAGGATTGCGAGCTGAAG ATCCTGGACTTTGGACTTGCACGACAGACAGATTCCGAAATGACAGGTTATGTTGTTACTCGCTGGTACAGAGCACCGGAGGTTATCCTAAACTGGATGCATTACTCACAAACAG TTGACATCTGGTCGGTGGGCTGCATCATGGCAGAGATGTTACTTGGGAGGCCACTTTTTAAAGGAAATGACC ATCTGGACCAGCTGAGAGAAATCATGAAAATCACAGGAACGCCAGCGCAGGACTTCATCACGAAGCTACAAAGCCAAGAC GCCAAAAACTACATCAGAGGTTTACCCAAAGTGCCAAAGAAAGACTTGAGCACAATTTTCTTTAAAGCCAGTTCAGACG CGGTGAGTGCTTTAGAACGAATGCTGGTTCTGGATCCAGAAAGACGCGTCAGTGCTGCAGAAGCTCTTGAGCTCCCACTGTTCACAGAGTTCAGAGAACCTGAGGAGGAGACAGAGGCGCTGCCATACGATCACTCCATGGACAACACAGAGCTTCCTCTGGATCAATGGAAAC GTCACACATTTACAGAGATCCTATCATTTCAACCACCCATCACAGAGATCAAAGACTCCAAAGAAACATGTCTATGA